The window GAGCACCTGGCTGGTCTGGCCTGGCTGATCCATTGCTCCCGAGCGTGTTCCCTCCTGTAATAGGGGGGGCACTAAACTTGACTTATCCGAATCCCCCACTCCTATCCCTGGAACCACCGCAGGGGGAAAGGACTTGTGAAGCGGGCGCGGGTTTTACACGGAAACGCCGGCGCAGATGAAGGCTCAGGGGCCAACAATTTTTAAGGCAAAAATCGTGTATTTCGGGGGTGGCAGCTCTGGCCACCTGGGAAGGGGCGGGCAACGCTGCCTCCCAGCATCCCCTGGGCCCAGCAGGGCGCAGGACAGAAAaatcccctccacccctccctggtGGTCACCTGCACGCACCTGAGGGCGCGTCGGAGCCGCCCTGGGGTCTTCGCGGGCTGCCGCCGGCACCTGAGATAAACGGGCGGGtgaaggtcagaagtctgggtGAGCCCAGCTCACCCTTCGGGCGGCCCTGCTCCCACACTCACCTTGGCTCTTTTTCCAGATTGCGGCGCTGGAGGCGGGCGGCCCGGGCGCCGCGGCCAGGAAGGGGCGCAGGCGTGGGGGACTTAGGCCAAAGGGCGCGGGGTTCAAGTAGGGCAGAAAGGGCccggtgggggcaggggcgggggtcGTGAAGGGCTCGAGCAGCGGGAACGGCAGGCCCGGCGCCGACACAGTGTCGGACTCCGGGGGACGCTCGGGCGCCGGTGGCTCCTTGTCTAGGGCTGGGGGTGGCGGCGCGGCTGGGCTCTGCGCATGCTCGGCGCAAACATGCAGATGCTTGAAGAGCGAGCGGTGCGTGCGGAAGCGCAGGAGGCAGTTCTCACACCTGGGGGCAggcacagggctgggctgggtctCTTGGGGGACGAGGGTAGGGCCTATCCGATGCTACCTGGGGAGGCGCGGCGCGAGGGTGGTAAGTAAGGGAGCCTAAGGCCCAAATCACAGATTCCCcacttgcgggggggggggaagcttgCTCTAAGCGCCCCCAAATGTGGCAGCGACCCTTCCGGACCCCTCCGGGTCCTTGCCCTGGGAAAACGAGGAAGGAAGTCTCAATTTTGACTTAGACGGCCAGTTTTCTTCTAGGGAGGTCAGGAGGGACTGGGCGGAGACGCACCACGTGTGCCCCGCCCTTTCCGAGCTCCGCCCTCCGGGTCTCTGGGACTCGTTCCAGTAACCAATCTCTCTTTTTGGGCAGGTAAGGGCAAGGCTTGCCCGAGGCCACGCCCACTGCCAGActcaccacctccccccccccgacCAGGAAGGACCCCCCAGGTAGTGGCAATCAAATCAGGGGTGGGAGGAGCTGCCAGAGGCCTGATAACGGAGCACCAGTGGAAGTCGGGATGGTAAGGGTCTCACTTGAAGTAGCGGTTGGGTTTGTAGTGCAGCTTGCCATGTGCCACCAGTTCCTGCATGCTGGGGAAGGTCTCGGTGCAGCTTAGGGCGGAACAGCGGAAGAGCTTGCCTGGCAGGGCAGGGATGAAGGACAGAGTGGAGAGGGGTGGCCAAGGCCGGCCTGGAggctctgcctgcctcccaccccaaacTGCCTCCGCACCACCTACTCTGGCCCTACCTTCCAGGGACTGTGTGGGTGGGCAGTGGGTACGCAGATGCTGTGCCAGATCACGAacactggggaaactgagacagCAGCCAGGGCTGGAGCAGGGTATCTGCTTCCCTGCAGGATGCACAGAAAGGGGGGTGTCACCCACTCTTCCCCCATCCACGCTGTCCAGAGTTCTGCCCCAGAGAGGCATATATGAGGCTGGAATTACTCTACTGGTTTCTTACCAGGGCCTTTACCATCTTCTTCCCCCACCAGACAGCGCTGCCAGAGGACAGGGGCTGGCTTGGCTGGCTCATCACTGTAGCCACAGCCTGGCATACacttggtgctcagtaaatggtgatTCCCTCTTGATGGGGCCCAAGTTTGGAGATACTCTGTACTCCTCTCAATTGTTCCAAGGCCTGTGACCACCCCCAGAAGGCTCCATCACATATCACCTGGTTGTTGGCGTCGTCTGGGAGGCCTCAGGTCCTCGCTGATCCCAGAGACTGTGCTGGTGGGGCCAAGGCTGGATCCGGGACCAGGCTGAACACTgtctggggcagagggagcaccCTGCTGGGTCCCTCCAGGCCCTCCTCGGTCCCACGATGGGGGTGTGGCTGCCCGTTCAGGGCCTGGCTCCTCCCCCATGGAAGAGGAGGTGGCTGCTGCGGCCACAACTGGGGACAACACCTCCTTGTCAGTCTCACTGAAGCTGGGCTCTGCAGCGGCCGGCATGTCCGGGCTGGGCCCCgagggttcctcctcctagtggAAGGAAAAGGCAGGGAGAACCCCTCTGGGCCCAGGTCGGCCTGGGCCAGCCAGGGgaacccctcccaccccgccaACACCTTTGGACATTCCTGAAGCAGCGAATGCCTTTGAGAAATCACCTGGTCAGCCCCCATCCTAAGGAGTCACCatcaggggagggcaggggataAGGGTGGATTGAGCCTCCTGTGTTCCAATCTCTGGGAGGGAGCCGGGAAGTGTCCCAATTGCAGAAGGGGGTATCTGTCAGGAATTACTCCTACGAAAGTAGCAGTCATTCGTCCCTAACTTGGGACAGTGGGACGCCCCTTACACGGCAGGGGCGTGGCCTATGGGGTGTGGGCGGGACGAAGGTTACAAAGACGGGGCTCCGAACAGGGCGCCGCTGGGAACATGCTGGAGGGGCCAGAGGGATCAAGTGGACTGTTTGCGGACGGAAATACATACACCGGCCCGGCTCGAGCTGTGCGGTCGAACCCGGAGGGGCTAGGGGCCCCGATGTGTAAGGAACAGGGGCGGAGCCCGAGTCCTGTAGGCGTGGCCCAGTCGAAGCCGGGCCAGGAAGCCGGGGGTGGGGTGTTCCCCAAGTGACAGCCAGCGACGGGAGAGTGCCCGGATGTGGGGGCGGGGTCGGCCGGAGGGTGCGCGTGCGACAGGGCCGCGCCCCGCCAGTACCCGCTGATTCGCCGCGCCCGCATCCCCGACGCCGCGCTCACCATCCTCGACCCGGCTCAGCCTCTTATTCCTGCGGCTCCGGCGGCTCCGGCTGAGACTGCGGCGACTCCCTGGGCGGCCGCGGGCTCGCGCTCACGTCGACGCCATTTTCCGCCTCCCAGATCTCGCGAGAGCGCGGGCAGGGCCTGCGCACAGCGCCCCTCGAGGGGGCGGGGCCCGAGATCTGGGTCCTCCAGGAGGAGAGCTCTGTAGGCGGTGCTGCAGGTTTGCAAGCCCAGACCTATCAAAGAGTGCACCTTTAAAGACCCTGTGCTCAGAGATCCTGGCGAAAAGTCCTTCGGGGCCTCTGTTCTCGCCTGCTAAGTGGGTATCTTTATCCCCTCCCGTCCCATCACCAGCTCTCAGCCGCTCTCCTTTTTGAAGAGGTGATGTTGATTGGGCCGCCTTTTTGGAGAGAAATTGGCAGTGATCGTCAACATTGTCAATGCACGGAGTTCTGAAGTTGCAATAGGCTCCCTGTGATAGCCGGGGGCAGGAAGCAAGCTGTCTGTCCTCCGGACAGGTGTAGCCTAAGGATGGAGACCCCTGGGTGGACCCGCGTGGAATAAGTCACCTATCCATCCAACATTCCttgagcgcctactgtgtgcgAGGCGTTGGGGACCCAGAGGGGAACAGGACGAACATCCTTGCCCTCAGGGGCCtgctcacattttaaaatggggGAAACAGACAATGAGTCAACAAGTTCAGAAAACCACCTTAGGGATATTAAGTGctacaaaggaaaacacacacagaagGGAGAGAAGTCTCTCTTGAGTTGACTTTTGAACTGTTACCTGATGGTCAGGAAGGAGTGAGCAAATGGAAGGTCAGGGGACTCTGGAAAGTGGATAGCTGTGCAAATGTcctgaggtggggagggacaagCTTCTCAAGGACCAGTAAGGAGATCAGCTCACTGCTGGAACAGAGTGGAGGCAGAGTGTGGAGGTCAGTAAGTGAACTTGGTGCAGGGAGGGTCACACAGGACCTCATGAACCATAGAGAGGAGTGCGGTTTCTATTCACATCATTGATGTATTTTTAGCAGGGGTAGGTCCACCATCTGATTCTTGGCTGTTGTTTGGAGGATGGGCAGTTGGGGGGATGGTAAAGTGGATCTTTGATCTCAGGTCTCTATAATACATTATTTAACATTCAAGAGGTGTCTGTTGAGTTCTGAGCAAGTATAGACTTTATGTGCAGTGTATTTCCATCTGTGTACATAAGATATACCTATGTGCCTTTATATGTGGAGAATAGCATTAGAaggagacatttaaaaagtggggAGGGGAACAGAGATTTTCAAGTGagggagagactgtcttttcatACTTTGTGctgtttgaatttaaaaaaacatggttTTGATTATCATTAATACAGTTAAAAACtcattaatctaaaaaaaaaaaatggatcgtTTGACGCAGGGTggaggtgtgtttgtgtgtggaggggaggttggtgcaATCTGGGGAAGGGTGGGGTGAGGCCTCAGAAGGACATGGAcccaaggaagggagaggaggggccagGCTTAAGAAATTCTATAAGTCAACAGGATGTGGGGCTGTGGAGTAGGCAGGGCCAAGGTGATTCTGAGGTTTGCAGTCTGAAGATGCTGTAACCTAGATGTGAGGCCCAGAAAGCCCTACTTCCTGTAAATGGGGTGACCGCCATGGCAGTGGGGCCCTGGGACTGTACCCCAAAATGTCAGGGGGCAGGCAGTGTGCATGGTGAGttcaaggagagaggaaggaggtggAAGCCCCAATTCCTCTTCAGCACCAGGAAATGCCCAGTTGATGAGAGTGGTGGCTCATGCACTTCCTCCCCAGCCTGTCCTAATGTCTAAGTGTTGCAGAGAGAGACATGCACAGTGGTGGTTGGGCAGTGGAGGGGTGAAAATCAGAGATGGAGGAAACCACGGACATTCAAGGGACTGGTTAAATGCTTTTGTGTAATGATTGGCTAATAAAAGAGTTGTTGAGACCCAGTTGCaaccttgggattttttttcgGCCACGCTCAGCTTCCCAAAGCAGGGACAGAAGAGAGAGGATCCTGCAGAAGGTGCTGCTGGCCAGTCTTTCTCTGATACCTCATCTCCCATCCTCCAGTTGGGTAGGTGTCCTCTGCCTGGAGTTCTCCTGTCACAGCGTGGATCGCTGTATGTGGTGTTTGCCGAGTCAAGATCTGCTGACCCCAaacccttttcttccttctttgctccTCCAGCCTGGAGTTCTACTGTCACAGCGTGGATCGCTGTATGTGGTGTTTGCCGGTCAAGATCTGCTGACCCCaaatcctttt of the Halichoerus grypus chromosome 1, mHalGry1.hap1.1, whole genome shotgun sequence genome contains:
- the ZNF414 gene encoding zinc finger protein 414, with amino-acid sequence MEEEPSGPSPDMPAAAEPSFSETDKEVLSPVVAAAATSSSMGEEPGPERAATPPSWDRGGPGGTQQGAPSAPDSVQPGPGSSLGPTSTVSGISEDLRPPRRRQQPGKQIPCSSPGCCLSFPSVRDLAQHLRTHCPPTQSLEGKLFRCSALSCTETFPSMQELVAHGKLHYKPNRYFKCENCLLRFRTHRSLFKHLHVCAEHAQSPAAPPPPALDKEPPAPERPPESDTVSAPGLPFPLLEPFTTPAPAPTGPFLPYLNPAPFGLSPPRLRPFLAAAPGPPASSAAIWKKSQGAGGSPRRPQGGSDAPSGHAAPSRIVWEHTRGRYSCMQCAFSTASRPAMTLHLEDHRPIAPAAPGPGQPRPDAPADPVPLAPKVSPLLSEGECPVFSPF